The following are encoded together in the Acanthochromis polyacanthus isolate Apoly-LR-REF ecotype Palm Island chromosome 14, KAUST_Apoly_ChrSc, whole genome shotgun sequence genome:
- the itprid2 gene encoding LOW QUALITY PROTEIN: protein ITPRID2 (The sequence of the model RefSeq protein was modified relative to this genomic sequence to represent the inferred CDS: deleted 2 bases in 1 codon), which produces METGALGMETSAATDPRLESMSTACVRRRAWAQSKDSVWQESKPGDCGPQGPQQTQTNGNTQRPSEEPGQVPNKITNWLSECRTPLGASLDDQSASPSKGALRNGCSFEDDLSLGAEANHLQSSNNKTESCFGLAADQKRSQYKERGRSMNSTGSGKSSTVSSVSELLDLYEEDPEEILLNLGFGREEPDLSSKIPSRFFNSTSSARGIDIKVYLGAQLQRMELENPNYALTSRFRQIEVLTTVANEFFQLYSQVSGQPVQRISSKDLGGDGGEGGGAGSASEQTPPQKKSRSAVNVAKQLLKKSISKHNLLAASPESPEGQMSNQQLNGHATASDHTHTNGHAYAGTDQDGCSATSGHQVETVIQKHTRKKDNCSLATVTEETNGDGESDRLTDNSPDQSSTRPEPDSADLQSTNQRTEEEGGQEVKEENNLTSTPDKAPASLTPPQLAQLRSENADSFDMEEIQSNEDESQSRTSRATDLLRTVSQQSDSSGFAEEPSADSNTNLKVQDSSDSCDSETTVTSHPSQDVATPLAMDQPAFDLPDGREEGAGPVAAVEADRSCISREEDAAGSPEPVPQYTAHHLPRSQPMGAQQEETQDEEEVKFSDRTDPEPEQETTQSISTVESEPLPQLENVQNVFVSEQEPQPAQAAADTGPPTEGAESVEVQAEAPFSDDSASLRPPAPSSPLQSALNRAKQQQLNRVGSQSNTTSQTSAGRRSFIPLQRSSSLPSSILAPSRVVPSVRIQFGRGQTSYYTPPKQPTRDTREEEQEEEEEGQTNYLSTVTINPGSSSGSNKNPLPATPPKPFPRHLMRSSYSLQSSSPPPDWSPGGHAQSWSTQSVPDLSSNRRPPTHFPANQHQQSWNPGQMTFPNPLAQCSDCSPSPFTVNPPPQSPSPLHPYASLPNLHHYHHHSSLTSLHQPNTPPVPPHGSMSNFHHPSTSTAPHLVSLGHFPPGSPTMHQQGYNHPYNHQLPYNAAQHGSPFASPYLGYHGYSMNPHMPFPHPVSQYSPLVHEHSLYPGLAPSAPGFLHPRLGVPAANLSSTEMQLRKVLHEIRGTVQSLAQNRADTPGAFSDHSAALPSNQSLTEFQQKRRNLNLFRSQMMDLELSILQQQAVVYKHLSPADRLELEQLQSLRSAVREELQELEQQLEDRLLELTHNSQHRGLHVDRSVDSLSTASALRAMEPMSDLLREQLFLQSEISYGGHAPSTGLSSRASSPDGGGEGEQRGGVYKASINITPTLRPGPSKHTEEEEEEEEEENKEEVERDRGAAAEEGGGRGGESPEEEGAAGVRVDNLQQLISEIRKSVAQEVRREIYSELLAAVSPQRSPVPSQQQPL; this is translated from the exons CCAACCATCTTCAGTccagcaacaacaaaactgaatcCTG TTTTGGTCTGGCGGCGGATCAGAAGAGGAGTCAGTACAAGGAGAGGGGGAGAAGTATGAACTCGACAGGATCGGGGAAGAGCAGCACCGTTTCCAG TGTGTCGGAGCTGCTGGACCTGTACGAGGAAGATCCTGAGGAGATTCTGCTGAATCTCGGTTTTGGTCGAGAAGAGCCCGACTTGTCCTCGAAGATTCCCTCCAGGTTCTTCAACAGCACGTCTTCAGCGCGAGGCATCGACATCAAG GTTTACCTGGGAGCTCAGCTGCAGCGCATGGAACTGGAGAACCCCAACTACGCCCTGACCA GTCGTTTCCGTCAGATCGAGGTCCTGACGACAGTCGCTAACGAGTTCTTCCAGCTCTACAGTCAGGTTTCCGGACAGCCGGTCCAGCGCATCAGCTCCAAAGACCTTG gaggagacggaggagaaggAGGCGGAGCAGGAAGTGCCAGTGAACAGACACCTCCTCAGAAGAAGAGCAGGTCGGCCGTTAACGTCGCCAAGCAGCTCCTGAAAAAGAGCATCAGCAAACACAACCTGCTGGCGGCTTCGCCCGAGTCGCCTGAAGGTCAGATGAGCAACCAGCAGCTGAACGGACACGCAACCGCCTccgatcacacacacaccaacggACACGCATACGCCGGCACGGATCAGGACGGCTGCAGCGCCACCTCCGGCCACCAGGTGGAGACGGTCATCCAGAAGCACACGCGCAAAAAAGACAACTGTTCCCTGGCGACGGTTACCGAGGAAACCAACGGCGACGGAGAGTCGGATCGGTTGACAGACAACAG TCCTGACCAGAGCAGCAccagaccagaaccagactcagcTGACCTTCAGTCAACCAATCAGAGAACAGAAGAGGAGGGAGGTCAGGAGGTGAAAGAGGAGAACAACCTGACCTCCACTCCAGATAAAGCTCCTGCTAGCCTGACCCCGCCTCAGCTGGCCCAGCTTCGCTCAGAAAACGCCGACTCTTTCGACATGGAGGAG ATTCAAAGCAACGAAGATGAGTCGCAGTCCAGAACGTCCAGAGCCACTG ACCTGCTGAGGACAGTCAGCCAGCAGTCAGACAGCAGCGGTTTTGCTGAAGAGCCGTCGGCCGACTCCAACACCAACCTAAAG GTGCAGGACAGCAGTGACAGCTGTGACAGCGAGACCACTGTGACATCACATCCTTCACAAGACGTGGCCACGCCCCTCGCAATGGACCAGCCAGCGTTTGATCTACCAGATGGCAGAGAGGAAGGGGCGGGGCCTGTTGCTGCTGTCGAGGCTGATAGGAGTTGTATTtccagagaagaagatgcagcaggaAGTCCAGAGCCGGTTCCTCAGTACACGGCTCACCATCTCCCACGAAGCCAACCAATGGGAGCGCAGCAGGAGGAGACCCAGGACGAGGAGGAAGTGAAGTTTAGTGACCGGActgatccagaaccagaacaagAGACTACCCAGAGCATATCCACTGTTGAATCAGAACCACTACCACAATTAGAAAACGTGCagaatgtgtttgtttcagaaCAAGAACCACAACCAGCCCAGGCCGCCGCAGACACAGGTCCACCCACAGAGGGAGCAGAGAGCGTTGAGGTCCAAGCAGAAGCTCCGTTCTCGGATGATTCTGCTTCACTTCGTCCTCCTGCTCCGTCGTCTCCGCTTCAGAGCGCTCTGAACCGagccaagcagcagcagctgaaccGGGTGGGTTCCCAGAGCAACACGACGTCCCAAACTTCAGCAGGAAGACGAAGTTTCATCCCCCTGCAGAGATCCTCCTCCCTGCCCTCCTCCATCCTA GCCCCCAGCAGAGTCGTACCTTCTGTCAGAATCCAGTTTGGGCGAGGCCAGACGTCCTACTACACCCCGCCCAAACAACCCACCAGAGACACCcgggaggaggagcaggaagaggaggaggaaggacaaACCAACTACCTGTCAACCGTCACCATAAACCCCGGCTCCTCGTCTGGCTCCAACAAAAATCCACTTCCTGCCACCCCACCGAAACCCTTCCCTCGCCATCTGATGCGGTCGTCCTATTCGTTACAGAGCTCCAGCCCTCCTCCTGATTGGTCCCCAGGAGGCCACGCCCAGTCCTGGAGCACCCAGAGCGTTCCGGATCTCTCGTCCAATCGGAGGCCACCCACCCATTTTCCAGCCAATCAACACCAGCAAAGTTGGAACCCGGGGCAGATGACGTTCCCCAACCCGTTGGCTCAGTGCTCCGACTGCAGCCCAAGCCCCTTCACCGTAAACCCTCCACCTCAGAGCCCATCCCCTCTCCATCCGTACGCCAGCCTTCCTAACCTCCATCACTACCACCACCACTCCAGTCTAACCAGCCTCCACCAGCCGAACACCCCTCCAGTCCCTCCACACGGCAGCATGTCCAACTTTCACCATCCGTCCACCTCCACAGCTCCTCATCTTGTCAGTCTGGGTCACTTCCCTCCTGGATCTCCCACAATGCACCAGCAGGGCTACAACCATCCGTATAACCACCAGTTACCTTACAATGCTGCTCAACATGGCTCGCCGTTTGCCTCACCCTACCTTGGCTACCATGGCTACAGCATGAACCCACACATGCCCTTCCCTCATCCAGTCTCTCAGTATTCACCTCTGGTCCATGAACACAGTCTCTACCCAGGACTAGCACCTTCTGCCCCAGGCTTCCTCCACCCGAGGCTTGGAGTTCCTGCTGCTAACCTGAGCAGCACCGAGATGCAGCTGAGGAAGGTTCTGCATGAGATCAGGGGAACAGTTCAGAGTCTGGCTCAG AACCGAGCTGATACTCCAGGTGCATTCAGTGATCACAGCGCAGCTCTGCCCAGCAATCAG tctttgaCAGAGTTTCAGCAGAAGAGGAGGAATCTGAACTTGTTCCGCAGTCAGATGATGGACCTGGAGCTGTCCATCCTCCAGCAGCAGGCCGTCGTCTACAAGCACCTGAGCCCTGCCGACAG gtTGGAACTGGAGCAGCTGCAGTCTCTGAGATCAGCCGTcagagaggagctgcaggagttGGAACAACAGCTGGAGGACCGACTGCTGGAGCTGACACACAACTCACAACACAGG GGTCTCCATGTGGACCGTAGCGTCGACAGTCTGTCCACCGCCTCTGCTCTGAGAGCCATGGAACCG ATGTCCGACCTCCTCAGAGAGCAGCTCTTCCTCCAATCAGAGATCAGCTATGGTGGCCACGCCCCCTCCACCGGTCTGTCGTCACGGGCGTCCAGTCCggacggaggaggagaaggCGAGCAGAGGGGAGGAGTGTACAAAGCATCCATCAATATCACTCCTACCCTCCGTCCTGGACCCAGCAAACacactgaggaggaggaggaggaggaggaagaggagaacaaggaggaggtagagagggacagaggagcagcagcagaagaaggaggaggaagaggaggagaatcACCAGAGGAAGAGGGAGCAGCAGGAGTCAGAGTGgacaacctgcagcagctcatcagcgag ATTCGAAAGAGCGTAGCGCAGGAGGTCCGACGGGAGATCTACAGCGAGCTTCTTGCCGCCGTGTCGCCGCAGCGATCGCCTGTTCCATCCCAGCAACAACCCCTGTAG